In Helianthus annuus cultivar XRQ/B chromosome 9, HanXRQr2.0-SUNRISE, whole genome shotgun sequence, the following are encoded in one genomic region:
- the LOC110877732 gene encoding GATA transcription factor 8, with translation MAAQNFTDEIDCGSLFDNFEDLIEFPAVTDTSLESVECYDFADVWTNNSDELQVSDPIFSDSNCASTLSAELAVPYEDIVQLEWLSNFVEDSFSGGGMTMNKEDIPAKEEPLVVANYEFKISSPVSVLESSSSSSSSSSSCSGGENSGKMIPLSSTPLGPQRARSKRPRPPAFNPRASIELISPVTLVPVSVTTDSKNLVDSHSGPKSAGAGSGPDQKKRKKKPKKPEAEFNPDNKSENRNQNQNQNQTGQGVRKCMHCEITKTPQWRAGPMGPKTLCNACGVRHKSGRLFPEYRPAASPTFVPSLHSNSHKKVVEMRTKGMPEQVMAKLPERELELIPNMNPRADYM, from the exons ATGGCTGCGCAAAATTTCACTGATGAGATTGATTGTGGAAGCTTGTTCGATAATTTCGAAGATTTGATCGAATTCCCTGCGGTCACCGACACCTCACTCGAGTCAGTCGAATGCTATGATTTTGCCGATGTTTGGACCAACAATTCCGATGAGTTGCAGGTCTCTGATCCCATCTTCTCCGATAGCAATTGTGCCTCTACCCTGTCTGCAGAGCTCGCAGTTCCG TATGAAGATATCGTTCAGCTTGAATGGCTTTCAAACTTTGTGGAAGACTCGTTTTCTGGTGGGGGAATGACCATGAACAAAGAGGATATTCCGGCGAAAGAGGAGCCGTTGGTGGTTGCAAACTACGAGTTTAAGATTTCGAGTCCTGTCTCGGTTCTCGAGAGTAGCAGCAGCAGCAGTTCCAGCTCATCCTCGTGCTCGGGCGGTGAAAATAGTGGTAAGATGATCCCACTAAGCTCAACTCCCCTCGGGCCACAACGGGCCCGAAGCAAGCGCCCTCGGCCACCAGCTTTTAATCCTCGTGCTAGCATCGAGCTCATCTCCCCGGTGACCCTCGTACCAGTGTCGGTTACTACGGATTCTAAGAACCTAGTTGATTCTCATAGTGGGCCAAAATCAGCCGGGGCCGGGTCTGGGCCTgatcagaagaagagaaagaagaagccCAAGAAACCCGAGGCTGAATTCAACCCAGACAACAAAAGCGAAAACcgaaaccaaaaccaaaaccaaaaccagacAGGACAAGGAGTTAGAAAGTGTATGCATTGTGAAATTACGAAAACACCCCAGTGGCGTGCAGGCCCGATGGGCCCCAAAACCCTTTGCAATGCTTGTGGTGTTCGTCACAAATCAGGGCGGCTTTTCCCGGAGTATCGCCCTGCGGCAAGCCCAACTTTTGTTCCTTCTTTGCACTCCAACTCCCACAAGAAGGTTGTGGAGATGAGAACAAAAGGTATGCCAGAGCAAGTCATGGCTAAGCTTCCCGAGCGTGAACTCGAGCTCATCCCAAACATGAACCCACGAGCGGATTACATGTGA